The genomic region CAGCCGTCCGCCGGCTGCGCGCCCTGCCGCTGGACGACGACCGCTGCCGCGTCGGCCGCGACGACCAGGGCCCCCTCGCGGTCGGCGCCCGCGGCGAGCGCGGAGGCCAGCGCGCCACAGAAGGCGTCGCCCGCGCCCGTGGTGTCGACGACGCGGGAGACCCGCGACGCAGGGACCTCGACGCCGCCCCACATCGCGCCCTCGGCGCCGAGCGTGACGAGCAGCGACGCGGGCGCCGGCGTGCCCGACTCGCGGAGGAGGCCCGCCTCGTGCTCGTTGACCACCACGGGATCCGCGAGCGCGAGCACGTCGTCGGGCAGCGCGGCGAAGGGCGCGAGGTTCAGCACGACACGGGCTCCGGCGGCGTGCGCGCGGCGGACGCCCGCGGACACCGTGTCGAGGGGCAGCTCGAGCGAGGCGAGCAGGACGTCGCCCGCCGCGAGCGCGTCGAGCGGATCGAGGTGGGCGTCGGTCACGCGGGCGTTCGCGCCGGGCGCCACGATGATCGTGTTCTCGCCGTCGTCGTCCACCGCGATGATCGCGAGGCCCGTGGTAGCGCCCGCGATCGTCGCGAGGCCGGACACGTCGATGCCGCGGTCGGCGAGGCGGGCGCGGTAGGCGGATCCATCGGCGTCGTCGCCCACGGCCCCGACCATCGCGACCTCGCCGCCGGCGTCGGCCGCGGCGACCGCCTGGTTCGCGCCCTTGCCGCCCCAGAGCCGCTCGGGATCGGATCCGATGAGGGTCTCCCCCGGCTGCGGGTGCCGCGGGACGCGCACCACCTGGTCGACGTTGAGCGATCCGAGCACCACGACGCGGCCCATGGGCACCTGCCTCCCCCGGCCCGTGGCCGGCCGCGCCCGGGTGGCGCTCTCGGCCAGGGTACCGAGCGGATCCCCCCGCCCGGCACCGCCCGGGCACCGCCGCGCCTGCCGCTACCGTGGGGAGGAGACGACCGATCGGAGGCCGCCCGTGCCCGACCCCGACCGCCGCGCGGCCGCCGCGGGACGCTCGCTGCTCGCGAGCACGGGCGTCGGGATCCTCTCGGCGATGACCGGCCCCGCCGTCTACGCGACGTTCGGGCCGGAGCCCGCGCTCGTGATGGACGCCGTGTCGTTCCTCGCGTCGGCGGGTCTGGTGCTCGCGGTGCGCGAGCGCGGGGCGACGGCGGGCGCGGAAGCGGATCCGTCGGTCGCCTCCGCCCGCGCCCGCTTCCGCACCGAGCTCGCCGCCGGGATCCGCATCGTGCGCGCCTCGCCGCGCCTGCGTGTCCTCGTGGCCGGCCTCGCCGCGTACGGCGTGACGCTCGGCGTCAACAACGCGACCCTCGCCCTCGTCGCCCTCACCACGATGGGCCTGACGGCGGCGGAGTACGGCGTGGTCACGGCGATGTTCGCGGTCGGCGGCCTCGTCGGATCCCTCACGGCGCCCGCGCTCCTCGCCCGCCTCCGCCCCGAGCGCGCGCTCCCGGCCGCGCTCGTCGCCCTCGGCCTCACCTACGCGGCGTACTCGACCGTGCGCGCGTTCCTGCCCGCGGCGATCCTCATGGGGGTCGCGGGCCTCGTCTTCGCGGTCTTCCTCGTCTCGCAGGGCCCGATCCTCCAGGCGGAGGCGCCCGTCGGCGCGATGGGCCGGGTCTCGTCGCTCACGTCGACGGTGCTGGCCGCGGCGTCGCTCCTCGCGACCGTCGTGACGGCGCAGGCGCTCGCCCTCATCCCCGCGGACGCGCAGCCCGCCGCCTACCCGGTCGCGATCGCCGCGGCGGCCGTCGTTATGGGCGGCGCCGGGCTCGGGCTCGTGGCGGGCGGCCTCAGTCGAGGAAGAGGACCCGCAGCCGCCGCGTCGTGAAGACCAGGCCGATCGCCGTCATCACGGCGAAGTAGAGCACGTGGCCGAGGACCGCGATCGAGAGCGCGCCCGTCGTGAAGCCGCGCACGAGCTCCACCGCGTGCCAGAGCGGGAGCGCCTGGATGACCGTCTGGATCCACGGCGGGTACACCGACAGCGGGTAGAAGGTCGCGGAGAACAGGAACATGGGCAGCAGGACGAAGTTGATCCAGTCCATCTGCTGGAACGTCTTCATGTAGCTCGTCACCGCCATGCCGAAGCTCGCGAAGGCCAGCGCGATCAGTACCACCGACGGCAGCGCGAGGATCGCCCACCACGACAGGTTGAGGCCGAGCACCTGCATCACGACGAGGAAGCCCGACGAGTAGACGACGCCGCGCAGCAGCGCCAGGCCGATCTCGCCGAACGCCACGTCGAGCGGGCCGAGCGAGGTCGCGAGCATGCCCTGGTAGAGCTTCGAGTGGTTCATCTTGAAGAAGACGTTCCAAGTGGAGTCGTAGACCGCGCCGTTCATGGCCGAGACCGCGAGGAGGGCGGGCGCGATGTAGGCGGCGTACGGCACGGGCTGGCCGGTGCTCGTGGTCACGTCGCCGACGAGCGAGCCGAGGCCGATCCCCATCGCGAGCAGGTAGAAGACGGGCTCGAAGAAGCCGGAGAGGACGACGGTCCAATTGGTGCTGCGGGTGGCCAGCAGGCCGCGCGAGAGCACCGAGCGGGCGTTGCCGGCGTAGAGCGCGCGGGGGCCGCCGCGGCTCCGACGCGCGGCGGGCGCGGGCGCGGGCATCGTGGATCCAGTCATGCGCGCAGCCTCCTCGTCGCGACGCGGCGCGAAAGGGTCCAGCCCACCGCGAGCCAGAGCAGCAGGTACGCGACGTGCACGACCGTGAGCCAGAGCGGCTCCTCCATGCCGTAGGTCGCGACGCGGCCGAGCTCGGTGCCGTGCCAGAGCGGCGAGATCCAGCCGATCCACTGCAGCCCGACCGGGAACTGCGTGAGCGGGAAGAACGTGCCCGAGAACAGCGACAGCGGGGTGATCACGAAGCGCATCACCATGGCGATCTGTCCGGTGTCCTGCGTGAGGGTCGCGACGTAGGCCATGAGCATCACGCCGATCGCCATGCCGGTGAGCACGGCGGCGCCGATCGCGAGGAACCCCGTGCCGAGCGGCACCGCGCCGAACAGGAGCATGAAGGCGAAGTAGGCGATGCACGTGGGCGCCATGCGGATCGCGACGCCGATGACCTGGCCGTCGATGATCTGCGCGGGGCTCAGCGGCGACGCGTTCATCGCCTGGAACACGGGGTTCCACTTGAAGCCGCCGAAGATCGGGTAGCTGAACTCCTCGCTCGCGACCGTCATGGCGCTCGTCGCGAGCAGCGCGGGCGCCACGAAGACCAGGAAGCTGACGCCGAGCGCCTGGTTCGCGTCGGTGCCGCGGTCGACGACCGTCGCGAGGCCCACGCCCAGCGCGTAGAGGTAGACGTAGGGGCTCCCGATGCCGGTCGCGAGCGCGGTGCCGAGGTAGGCGCGGATCCCGAGCAGGCGGTGCTCGGCGGCGTACCAGCCGCCGAAGCGGCGCGGGCGGACGCCACCGGCGAGGGCGGCCGCGCGGGTGTCGACGGCGCTCACTCGACCAGGCTCCGTCCCGTGAGGCGGAGGAAGACGTCCTCGAGGCTGGAACGGCGCACGAGCGTGGTGATGGGCTTCAGGCCCTGCTCGAGGATCCGGCTGAGCACGGCCT from Clavibacter michiganensis subsp. insidiosus harbors:
- a CDS encoding MFS transporter, with the protein product MPDPDRRAAAAGRSLLASTGVGILSAMTGPAVYATFGPEPALVMDAVSFLASAGLVLAVRERGATAGAEADPSVASARARFRTELAAGIRIVRASPRLRVLVAGLAAYGVTLGVNNATLALVALTTMGLTAAEYGVVTAMFAVGGLVGSLTAPALLARLRPERALPAALVALGLTYAAYSTVRAFLPAAILMGVAGLVFAVFLVSQGPILQAEAPVGAMGRVSSLTSTVLAAASLLATVVTAQALALIPADAQPAAYPVAIAAAAVVMGGAGLGLVAGGLSRGRGPAAAAS
- a CDS encoding ribokinase; the encoded protein is MGRVVVLGSLNVDQVVRVPRHPQPGETLIGSDPERLWGGKGANQAVAAADAGGEVAMVGAVGDDADGSAYRARLADRGIDVSGLATIAGATTGLAIIAVDDDGENTIIVAPGANARVTDAHLDPLDALAAGDVLLASLELPLDTVSAGVRRAHAAGARVVLNLAPFAALPDDVLALADPVVVNEHEAGLLRESGTPAPASLLVTLGAEGAMWGGVEVPASRVSRVVDTTGAGDAFCGALASALAAGADREGALVVAADAAAVVVQRQGAQPADG
- a CDS encoding ABC transporter permease, whose protein sequence is MTGSTMPAPAPAARRSRGGPRALYAGNARSVLSRGLLATRSTNWTVVLSGFFEPVFYLLAMGIGLGSLVGDVTTSTGQPVPYAAYIAPALLAVSAMNGAVYDSTWNVFFKMNHSKLYQGMLATSLGPLDVAFGEIGLALLRGVVYSSGFLVVMQVLGLNLSWWAILALPSVVLIALAFASFGMAVTSYMKTFQQMDWINFVLLPMFLFSATFYPLSVYPPWIQTVIQALPLWHAVELVRGFTTGALSIAVLGHVLYFAVMTAIGLVFTTRRLRVLFLD
- a CDS encoding ABC transporter permease, with protein sequence MSAVDTRAAALAGGVRPRRFGGWYAAEHRLLGIRAYLGTALATGIGSPYVYLYALGVGLATVVDRGTDANQALGVSFLVFVAPALLATSAMTVASEEFSYPIFGGFKWNPVFQAMNASPLSPAQIIDGQVIGVAIRMAPTCIAYFAFMLLFGAVPLGTGFLAIGAAVLTGMAIGVMLMAYVATLTQDTGQIAMVMRFVITPLSLFSGTFFPLTQFPVGLQWIGWISPLWHGTELGRVATYGMEEPLWLTVVHVAYLLLWLAVGWTLSRRVATRRLRA